The Herbiconiux sp. SALV-R1 nucleotide sequence GTGGGCCTCGCCAACTACGGCGCGATGTTCGCCGACCCCGAGTTCTTCGGGTCGCTCGGCAACACACTGCTCTGGGTGGCGGGCACGCTCATCGTGCCGGTGGGGCTCGGGCTGGGGCTGGCCCTCCTCACCTTCGATCTCAAGGGCGGCATCTGGCTGCGGCTGCCCTTCCTCATCCCGTACGCCATCTCCGGCATCGGGGTGGGGCTCATCTGGTCGTTCATCCTGCAGAGCGACGGGGCGCTCGACCAGGCGCTCGCGCTGGTCGGCGTCGTCGATCCGCCGCGGTGGCTGCTGGATGCTCCGCTCAACACCGTCGTGATGATCCTGGCGTCGGCATGGCAGGGCGTCGGCGTCAACGCGCTGCTGTTCACGATCGGTCTGCAGTCGATCCCGAAGGAGCCGCTCGAAGCCGCGCGGCTCGACGGAGCCCGAGGGGCGCGGCTGTTCGGCAGCATCCTCTGGCCGATGCTGCGCCCGCTGACCGCCGTGGTGATCGGGCTCTCGATAGTCGCGAGCCTCAAGACCTTCGACATCGTGCAGGGCATGACCAAGGGCGGGCCGGGGCGAGCGTCGGAGACCTTGGCGCTCACCATGTACAAAGACACCTTCGTCAACAGCGACTACGGGCTCGGTTCGGCGATCGCGGTGTTCCTCACCATCGTCACGCTCGTGGCATCCGTGCTCTATCTCCGGCAGCAGCTGTCGAAGAAGAACGAGATCTAGGGGGCTCGATGTCGAGATCCATCCGCACCGCCGTCTTGATCGTCGCCGGCATCATCTGGCTGTTGCCCGTCTACCTCCTGGTCATCAACGCCGCCAAGTCGCCCGCCGACTTCACCTCGAAGGAGGCGTGGCTGCCCAACGGCTTCGCGCTGTTCGACAACATGGCGGATGCGCTGTCGCTGTCGGGCCTCGGAGACGCCGTGCTCAGCACGCTCATCTACGCCGTCGTCTCGCCGATCGTCGCCGTGCTCGTCGGTGCGGCGGCCGGTTTCGCCATCGTCGCACTGCGGTTGAAGCACGGGTTCGCGTGGTTCGTGGTGATCTTCGGCGGCACCGTGTTCCCGCTGCAGATGGTGCTCATCCCGCTGTTCGACGGCTACTCGCGAGTGGGCCTGTTCGACACACGATTCGGCATGGTGCTGATCTACACCGCCATCTCGGTGCCGTTCTCGGCCTTCGTGATGCGCAACTTCTTCTCCGGCATCGCGCACAACGTGTTCGAGGCCGCGGTGGTGGACGGTGCGTCGACGTGGCGCATCTTCACGCGGGTCTACATCCCGATGGCGATGAGCGCGCTGGTGGCCATCTTCATCCTGCAGGCCACCTTCGTGTGGAACGACCTGCTGCTCGGGCTCACCCTCAGCCAGTCCGACGACGTCCGGCCCATCGTCACGACGCTCAGCGGCATGCAGAGCACCTATGGCGGCGCGCAGCTCTCGACGGTGCTGGCGGCGGGCATCCTGGTGTCGCTGCCGACCGTCGTGCTGTTCCTGTTCACCCAGAAGTTCTTCGCCAAGGGCCTCGCGCTCGGGCAGTACTAGAGAGGCCTCGAATGTCGAACCCGCTCCTCCCCACGGTCGACGACCTGGCCGCCGACTCCGTCACCCACCACTACGACGACCTCATCGCGCCCGCCGGCCTGACCAACTTCCTCGGAACGACCCGGGTCGAGCACGACCTGACGGCGGTGGGCGCGGTGACCTTCCCGCCCGTGGCGCAGGGCGGCGCCGTGACGGGTGTGCTGTTCGTCGACGGGCGGGTCTTCGAGTCGTACGGGGTGCCGGTGACGCACGAATGGCGGCCCGATCGCGTGGTGCGCACGGCGTCGGTGAACGGGCTGGAGATCGTCACGACGACGGTCTGCGTGCCGGGTGAGACGGCCGTGGCGGTCGACGTCGTGGTGACTCCGCTCGCGCCGGCCTCGGCGGGCGGACGCAAGGCGGCCACGCTGACGCTGGCACTGAACGCG carries:
- a CDS encoding carbohydrate ABC transporter permease, encoding MSRSIRTAVLIVAGIIWLLPVYLLVINAAKSPADFTSKEAWLPNGFALFDNMADALSLSGLGDAVLSTLIYAVVSPIVAVLVGAAAGFAIVALRLKHGFAWFVVIFGGTVFPLQMVLIPLFDGYSRVGLFDTRFGMVLIYTAISVPFSAFVMRNFFSGIAHNVFEAAVVDGASTWRIFTRVYIPMAMSALVAIFILQATFVWNDLLLGLTLSQSDDVRPIVTTLSGMQSTYGGAQLSTVLAAGILVSLPTVVLFLFTQKFFAKGLALGQY
- a CDS encoding carbohydrate ABC transporter permease gives rise to the protein MSRRDSTSYQWSARGFIAPGVILVAVLLYAPLLWTTYLSFTEYNGLGDPDWVGLANYGAMFADPEFFGSLGNTLLWVAGTLIVPVGLGLGLALLTFDLKGGIWLRLPFLIPYAISGIGVGLIWSFILQSDGALDQALALVGVVDPPRWLLDAPLNTVVMILASAWQGVGVNALLFTIGLQSIPKEPLEAARLDGARGARLFGSILWPMLRPLTAVVIGLSIVASLKTFDIVQGMTKGGPGRASETLALTMYKDTFVNSDYGLGSAIAVFLTIVTLVASVLYLRQQLSKKNEI